TTATCTGCTAAGTTTAGAACTTCTTCTAAAGCATCATATAATCTTTTATAAAAGATATATTTTATCCCTCTATTTTCAAGTGTATCTACAAAAACTTTTTTTTCATCTTCAGTTACGATGTTTAAATTATCTACTACATCATTACTACTGGTTACAATGAGTTTATAATGGATATTTTGAAGTCCATCAGCAATAGCTTCTGCATTTACTTGATTAATAATTTCTCCTCTTGATCCACGGATAGCTGAAACCACAAAAAAGTTTCCATTACTCATTAAAGCAGCATTTTCTATTGTAGCACGTATTCCATCAGGGTTATGGGCAAAATCATCAATAATATAAGGATTGTTATTTATTATTGTAAATCTTCTTTTTAAGGGTTTGTATGTCTTAACAGCATGTTCAATAGTTTTATGATCTATATTTAAGGATATAACTGCTCCAATAGCTGCCATGATGTTTTGAATGAAGTGGTTGCCTTTAAATGGGAGATCATTCTTTTTAATTATAATATTTCCATTATATACAATTCCATTTTCATTATTGCTGATTTGTGCGTTATTTCCGAAGAATATGATATTTTTAGCAGGTGTAAGATTTTCCATTTTTTTAACAAGAGGATCATCATTATTTAAGATTAAATGGCTATTTTCTTTATTAATTGCTTTTACTGCACCTGATGTTTCATCAAAGGTTTCTTCAATTGAATTTACAAGTCCTATATGATCTAGGGCCACATTAGTTATAACCACAACGTCAGGATCAATTGCTGAGGTCATTAAGTAGGCATGATCTTTCATAATATTATCAAGCCATCCTTGAACTTCTGAAACTTCTATTACCATTGCATCTATTTTTTCTCCAAATTCGGCTATTTGTTTTGCTACCATTGGATCTATAAGTGTGTTAAATTCTGATTTTGAATCAGTGTTAGTGTAAGTACAGTAACCTGCTTCTTTTAATATATGATAAATCATATGGGCAGTTGTAGATTTACCATTAGTTCCAGTTATGACAACACGAATAGAATCATTTGCAAATTTATTAATAGCCCAGTTAATAGCGAAAGCATTGGCTAATTCTATTTTTTCTGTTATAATTATTGGTAATTCAAGTTTTTCAGCAGTTTTTATGGCATTACCTTTAGGATTTTGGGTTATTACGCATGAAATTCCTTTTCGGGCTGCAATTTCAACTCCCTTTTCATCTATCCAGTGCCTGATTACTGCATCTCCTTTTCGAGCTGCATTTAAAAAATTGAAAATACCACCTATAACTTTATCATAGCCAATGAGTGTCCCATTTATTTCTTTTGCAATATATGATGTTTTAAGTTCTTTCATTTTCTCACAGAGTTAAATTATGAAATAATGATAAAAATAAAGAGCTAATGCGCATATTAAAACGGTAATTCCCCAGTAAAGGACTACAATCTTCTTTTCAGATAATCCTTTGTAATTTAAAGTGTGATGTAATGGTTCTACTGGTAATTTTATAATATGGGCACGATGCATAAGGCTTACTACTACTGAAAGAATAGGGATGGCCAGTGCAATTAAAGCGAAATAGATAATATTTCCTAAAAATGCTGCAGTAATATAACCTGCTCCTAATGCAAAAGCACCAGTGTCACCCATGAATATACTTGCAGGATATCTGTTAAGGGCTAGAAAACCAAATGAAACTCCTGAAAGTGCTATGAATGGAACAGAACCATCAAAGTTCCCTATAGATATTGAAAAAATAGCACATGCAGATGAAGCTATTGCAACTATTCCTGCTGCTAAGCCATCCATTCCGTCAATAAGGTTTACAGCATTTATTGCACCTATTATACCAAATATTATGACAGGTATTACAAGTATACCTAAATTAAATCCGAGAACGGAAGAACTAACTGCTCCTGAACCTACTAAAAACAGGGAAATTAAAATTTGGGCGAATATTTTTTCACTTTCTTTAACTTCATTCTTTATAGGTGCCTCACCAATTATTTCAACATTATTTTCTTCTAAATGTTTTATTAGGTCCTTTTTAGCTTT
This portion of the Methanobacterium sp. genome encodes:
- a CDS encoding Mur ligase family protein; the protein is MKELKTSYIAKEINGTLIGYDKVIGGIFNFLNAARKGDAVIRHWIDEKGVEIAARKGISCVITQNPKGNAIKTAEKLELPIIITEKIELANAFAINWAINKFANDSIRVVITGTNGKSTTAHMIYHILKEAGYCTYTNTDSKSEFNTLIDPMVAKQIAEFGEKIDAMVIEVSEVQGWLDNIMKDHAYLMTSAIDPDVVVITNVALDHIGLVNSIEETFDETSGAVKAINKENSHLILNNDDPLVKKMENLTPAKNIIFFGNNAQISNNENGIVYNGNIIIKKNDLPFKGNHFIQNIMAAIGAVISLNIDHKTIEHAVKTYKPLKRRFTIINNNPYIIDDFAHNPDGIRATIENAALMSNGNFFVVSAIRGSRGEIINQVNAEAIADGLQNIHYKLIVTSSNDVVDNLNIVTEDEKKVFVDTLENRGIKYIFYKRLYDALEEVLNLADNKDTILLIGAQGMDPANELLEKILKSKKKLITN
- a CDS encoding glycosyltransferase family 4 protein codes for the protein MNISQTDIIIFIIAFISTVFFTLFVRKILKDANITDKPIVTEHSHKAGTPTMGGLAILLGILLISCIYFTNKNLVLMALLMLTASIIGLFDDLIGLKTKEIQKKIRNISSGPIEMGRLMLKPGEEARVATPKAKKDLIKHLEENNVEIIGEAPIKNEVKESEKIFAQILISLFLVGSGAVSSSVLGFNLGILVIPVIIFGIIGAINAVNLIDGMDGLAAGIVAIASSACAIFSISIGNFDGSVPFIALSGVSFGFLALNRYPASIFMGDTGAFALGAGYITAAFLGNIIYFALIALAIPILSVVVSLMHRAHIIKLPVEPLHHTLNYKGLSEKKIVVLYWGITVLICALALYFYHYFII